The segment TACACTCCCTATATATTGTGTATTTTACTATTAAAACGGGCTAAATAACTGCCAAGACCCGCTGTGAGCCTTGCATTATCGCCTCTGGAGCGGATGAAAGCACCAAAGAGCCATCATGTAAAGGGTAAAATGAGCTAAAATGGCAGTTTAGGGCCTTTTCAGGTCATTAAATGGAGAATAACTCCCTATCCCCACAACTAAAAGGAGAGTTTTTGCAGAAAAATGTCCAACCTTAACAAAACTGAAACATTCGAGGAGTAGTATGAATGTAGTTAGAAATACAAATTGAAAGCCGCTTGAGAGCAAAATTATGACTAAAGCACCACAATTCTTTAATCCGGTAAAGGCCTTATCCGAAGACGGCCGCCTCCTTACAGTAGCATCGAATATCGATCACCGTGATGAATACAAACGTGTTCAATCTGGGTTACGTGGAGGGGGCGACAACCTACAAGCTTCAGCTGCGCACCATTACGCTGCTGCAGTGGAAGCCTACGCATTTCTGAAACAGCAATCACAGGGCATAGACCCAACACAAGACATAGACTCAGAAGTTCACAAGGCCGAAAGAGAAAAAATGGCGACTGAACTAATGCGAAGACCCGCTGAAGCGCAGCGCAAAGAGCTTGAAGCAGTGATGAAATATGCAAAAGATGCAGGGCTAGGTAAGGCATGGCTATTTGAAAACCGCGCAGAAGCCTATACGGATGACCTAGCGTATCTTATGAGAGACTTCAGATTCATAGATAATAAAGAAGCGGTGATGCATGCGTTCAAAGATGCCTATTATGAAGACCAGTATATAGGACGAGATGCTACTACGTATCGTCAAAATCAACAAGATTACCTACAAGAAAAGAAAACCGCTAGAGCCAATCTTGTGATCGAACCAATTCCAGAATCTGCTCCCGAAGTTGAAACGACACAAAAAACTGCAGCAGCTGATCCGAAAAAGGGCGCGACCACTCCAACTGGAGAGGTTGAAGAAGCGAAACCAGTCGATCTCAGCACTCTCACTCCAGAGGCACAAGCAGCAAAAACAGCAGAACAAGAAGCAAACACGAACACAACAGGGTCTGATGCCCAAAAGACTGGAGAAGCCGCCAAGACAAAAGATCCTCACTTCAATGAAGATTACCATGCCCGACTAAATAAAGACCATAAAGATCTAGATGGGAAAACGGTTACGATTGACAAAGGTGATGGCACCTCACTTGTCGTGACCAATGCACTCGAAATGATGCACTTACTCGGCGAAGAAGGCTATAAGAAAATGTGCAACTGCGATCCCAACTATATCGCACAAGCCGAAGAATACTCCGGTAAGAATTTCGAAATTAAAGTCGATGGTAAAGTAGTGGCCTCTTATGCTGCAAGTATTGAAACTGTTAACAATGTTAAAGCACGCGAGGCAGTCAAAGAAGCTCCTCAGCTTGAAAAAATTTCTACACTAAAGCCAATAACGCCAAGCATAAGCCCTGAAGAACAAGCGCATATAGATATTACTAAAATCATAAACGACCGTGCAACTCGTGAAGTAACCTTGGATAGGATCAGAAATACCATGGTCAACAATCCAAAACATTTCTCAAATGCTAATATGAGGCGTTTTGACGAAACCGCTGCAGAATACGAAGCTGGAGACGGGGGTTTAGTAGAGTTTGAGAAAGATGTTTACCAGGCTCTTAACGGAAGTAAAATAGATTGGGCTGATAAAGACGGAGTGTCTCCTCTTGAAAAACTAGCAATCAAGAATCAAACCGCTCATAACACAAAACCTGGTGCAGACGCACCGATAGAGTTTGCAAGCATCCATGCCACCATTGCTAAAGCAGCAGCAGGTGCTAAAGCCGCGATTATGGAGCTGGAACCACCATCTGGAACAAAAGTTGATGTAGAAGCCCTAGCGGTACAAAGTGTAATTAAAGCAGACAACTATGCAATTAACACAGGTGGCATACAACATTAAGCCCTAGTGCTTAACTACGCTTCCATCGCCTGAATCATCGGGCATTTTCATGAAATCTTGTTCCATGGCTTCGGTCCACTCGATCGGCTTGAGGGGCTCCGTTAGCGCAATTTTCAACACTTCATCGACCGTAGAGACCGGAATAATCTTCAGGCCCTCTTTGACATTTTCTGGAATCTCTTCCAAATCTTTCTCATTATCAATCGGGATAAGCACGGTTTTAATGCCGCCTCGTAATGCGGCCAGAAGCTTCTCTTTCAACCCACCAATCGGCATCACACGGCCACGCAAGGTCACCTCCCCTGTCATCGCCACGGTGCGATCCACCGGAATGCCGGTAAAGACCGACACAATCGTTGTTGTCATCGCAATACCCGCACTTGGGCCATCCTTCGGAGTCGCGCCATCTGGCACGTGAATATGCATATCTTTACGCTGCATGTGGCGCGGATCAATGCCGAACTCGATCGCGCGTGAACGCACATAGCTCAGCGCTGCTTGCGCCGATTCCTGCATCACATCGCCCAATTTACCGGTAATGCTCACTTTGCCTTTACCGCCAACCGCAACCGATTCGATAATCAACAGATCACCGCCGACTTCCGTATAAGCGAGGCCGGTTGTCATGCCTACAAGGTTTTCTTTTTCCGCTTCGCCGTAACTGTACTTCTTGATACCGGCATACTCTTTCAAATTCTTCGACGTCACTGCAACCGACTCACACTGGCCTTGCAGAATCTGTTTCACCGCTTTACGCGCCAGTTTCGCCAGCATACGCTCTAAACCACGCACCCCCGCTTCGCGCGTGTAATAGCGGATCACTTCGCGTAAGGCTTCTTCGTTGATCGACCATTCTTTGGTCTTCAAACCATGCGCTTTGATTTGCTTGGTAATTAGATGCTGCGTCGCAATTCCGACCTTCTCATCTTCGGTATAACCCGAGAGATGAATGATCTCCATACGGTCAAGCAAAGGGCGTGGCATGTTCATCGAATTTGACGTCGCAAAGAACATCACACTTGATAGATCATAATCTACTTCTAGATAGTGATCGCCGAAATTCGCATTTTGCTCAGGATCTAGCACTTCGAGAAGTGCCGCCGCAGGGTCACCACGGAAATCATTGCCCATCTTATCAATCTCATCCAAAAGGAAGAGCGGGTTTGACGTTTTCGCCTTTTTCATCGATTGGATGATTTTACCTGGCATCGAACCAATATACGTACGGCGATGACCACGGATTTCCGCCTCGTCACGCACGCCACCGAGCGAAATTTTGACAAAGTTACGACCTGTCGCCTTCGCAATCGAACGCGCAAGTGAGGTTTTACCCACGCCTGGAGGACCTACCAAACAAAGCACAGGACCTTTGATTTGCTTCATACGCGCCTGTACCGCTAAATATTCAACGATACGTTCTTTGACTTTTTCCAAACCGAAGTGATCCGCATCCAGTACGGCTTCTGCCTTGTTAATATCGCGTAAAACGCGGCTATTTTTCTTCCATGGAATATCAAGCATCCATTCCAGATAATTACGGATAACCGAAGCTTCTGCCGACATCGGGCTCATATTTTTAAGCTTCTTCAATTCCGAAAAGCACTTATCTTTCGCTTCTTCCGAGAGTTTGAGTTTTTCAAGCTTCTCTTGAAGCTCTGCGATCTCGCCCTTGCCTTCACCATCAGCATCGCCAAGTTCTTTCTGAATCGCCTTCATTTGCTCATTCAGATAATATTCGCGTTGGGTTTTCTCCATCTGACGCTTGACGCGTGAACGGATACGTTTTTCCGTATTCAACACCGAAATTTCAGATTCCATAAGGGAATAGATTTTCTCCAAACGCTCAGCAATACCGATAATCTCCAGTAGCTCCTGCTTCTGCGCAATCTTAATCGCGAGATGTGAGGCCAGCGTATCGGCCAAACGGCTTGGATTATCAATCTGATTCACCGTGCCGAGAATCTCCGACGGGATCTTTTTATTCAATTTGATATATTGATCAAAATGGCTCTTCGCGGTGCGCGCCATGGCTTCCGCTTCGGATGGATCTTTCATCTCATCTTCGAGTTGTGCCGCTTCCACTTCGACAAAATCTTCATTCGTCACAAAGCGGGTAACTTTCGCACGCGCCGAACCTTCGACCAAGACTTTCACCGTACCATCTGGCAGGCGCAGCAACTGCAATACCGTCGCCAGCGTTCCTACTTCAAACAGGTTATCCGGATTTGGATCATCCTCGCCCGCCTCTTTTTGGCTGAGGAGTAGAATCTTTGACTCTTTGCCAACCACTTGCTCAAGCGCTTTGACAGATTTTTCACGCCCCACAAAGAGTGGCACAATCATGCCAGGAAACACCACAATGTCACGAAGAGGAAGAACCGGATACACCGCCATAGCAGAAGCCTTTAATTTGTTATGTACTTAATATAGGCACGAT is part of the Rickettsiales bacterium genome and harbors:
- the lon gene encoding endopeptidase La, with translation MAVYPVLPLRDIVVFPGMIVPLFVGREKSVKALEQVVGKESKILLLSQKEAGEDDPNPDNLFEVGTLATVLQLLRLPDGTVKVLVEGSARAKVTRFVTNEDFVEVEAAQLEDEMKDPSEAEAMARTAKSHFDQYIKLNKKIPSEILGTVNQIDNPSRLADTLASHLAIKIAQKQELLEIIGIAERLEKIYSLMESEISVLNTEKRIRSRVKRQMEKTQREYYLNEQMKAIQKELGDADGEGKGEIAELQEKLEKLKLSEEAKDKCFSELKKLKNMSPMSAEASVIRNYLEWMLDIPWKKNSRVLRDINKAEAVLDADHFGLEKVKERIVEYLAVQARMKQIKGPVLCLVGPPGVGKTSLARSIAKATGRNFVKISLGGVRDEAEIRGHRRTYIGSMPGKIIQSMKKAKTSNPLFLLDEIDKMGNDFRGDPAAALLEVLDPEQNANFGDHYLEVDYDLSSVMFFATSNSMNMPRPLLDRMEIIHLSGYTEDEKVGIATQHLITKQIKAHGLKTKEWSINEEALREVIRYYTREAGVRGLERMLAKLARKAVKQILQGQCESVAVTSKNLKEYAGIKKYSYGEAEKENLVGMTTGLAYTEVGGDLLIIESVAVGGKGKVSITGKLGDVMQESAQAALSYVRSRAIEFGIDPRHMQRKDMHIHVPDGATPKDGPSAGIAMTTTIVSVFTGIPVDRTVAMTGEVTLRGRVMPIGGLKEKLLAALRGGIKTVLIPIDNEKDLEEIPENVKEGLKIIPVSTVDEVLKIALTEPLKPIEWTEAMEQDFMKMPDDSGDGSVVKH